The following coding sequences are from one Bufo bufo chromosome 2, aBufBuf1.1, whole genome shotgun sequence window:
- the LOC120991034 gene encoding uncharacterized protein LOC120991034 — MAMEEFNTFIKSQVDDIDSIEAYVNIKRFAKVTEKKVLNYLEDEVGILDKYAISEIASEYKKSVDVIQDIDFKEIQLLHIIGLHFQRLKEKLKVIVQDSNQRRCPNKQGADSCGLMVQTYINCQTCAEEKVVCAGGPPKNQDYLERCSCLCTSNRCFDLKTGRSCSPCKDHKSHLAETVNCGEINIKIPEYEELILDCTFEWYARLEDTYNNVFTLVSTMQAS; from the exons ATGGCTatggaagaattcaacacctttaTCAAAAGCCAAGTCGATGACATTGACTCAATAGAAGCCTATGTCAACATCAAGCGGTTTGCCAAAGTCACCGAGAAAAAAGTCCTGAACTACCTTGAGGATGAAGTCGGCATACTGG ATAAATATGCTATATCTGAAATTGCGTCTGaatataaaaaatctgtggaCGTCATCCAGGATATAGATTTTAAGG AGATCCAGCTTCTTCACATCATTGGACTCCATTTCCAGCGACTCAAAGAAAAGCTCAAGGTTATCGTCCAGGACTCAAACCAAC GGAGGTGTCCAAATAAACAAG GTGCAGACAGCTGTG GATTAATGGTGCAAACCTACATCAACTGTCAGACCTGCGCCGAGGAGAAGGTTGTCTGCGCCGGGGGCCCTCCAAAAAATCAAG ACTACTTGGAGAGATGCAGCTGCCTGTGCACCTCCAACAGATGTTTCG ATCTGAAAACTGGACGGTCCTGCTCTCCATGTAAAGATCACAAGTCTCACCTGGCAGAGACTGTAAACTGTGGAG AGataaatataaaaatcccagaatATGAAGAACTAATTCTGGACTGTACTTTTGAATGGTACGCAAGGCTGGAGGACACCTATAACAACGTGTTCACCCTGGTAAGTACAATGCAGG CCTCGTGA